One window of the Zea mays cultivar B73 chromosome 3, Zm-B73-REFERENCE-NAM-5.0, whole genome shotgun sequence genome contains the following:
- the LOC118476801 gene encoding uncharacterized protein, whose protein sequence is MTTQGGLQPTSNEANMCTNDNGSQLGTRIVDEIMAGKNVFFDLPDKLTGEIWTLKFHCIGAQPGKEIVTVNIDKAYVAFYNVVYIKSKLGYSGRDFLFYKKRCGIDRSRLLALDYIHQEEAMLSDNMDERKISFVLTKDPPSDLEVSITPIKRPRQRTNVDEETIEVSIDAYKEWLAILQHDNPETDLMDDFREDTIKTYKEWLRHQGDLPDILLYERQSNDDLILSDEEIHGSSKPTTNWPSHARRHRKRDPDNDGVFKKEGRGTLKGIAAATKRIKNGDHKLKIEFSSKLGGPVGPNARTFVDEIVLFTKKKAPLIGVKKWKDIELNVRSSIASDVLRRWEFLTNEDAHEKIWSIAKERYKGWRSTLSSTYKAYNSYAERMKNKPEDVDIVEWHYMVLYFGSEKFQKISSRNSENRQKQRTKHIMGSRTFSQISFQQRDPETGIEPTDLSLWMITHCKNDEWSEEASRGIYENAAEKIAEKIYQTEKFYLTREEENAIFQTTFKETTGCKANRLHGHGYLSRYPTRSQVMESKFLEQARATVATNQKNIELESQVQLLNEKLACEVAERERILQEKMQALQEEEEKKRQVLREEMRQEMVAALAVVAQQSNRESTTPIDPSSVVPTKPPEFIPADSPAPAPSSANNVRTPDTNNKKDNMPANYISSYTLRNAVTRRVQARGNKRSECVQSASASEKQGRST, encoded by the exons ATGACGACTCAAGGAGGTTTGCAGCCGACAAGCAATGAAGCTAATATGTGCACCAACGACAATGGTAGCCAACTTGGTACACGGATTGTGGACGAGATTATGGCCGGGAAGAACGTCTTCTTTGATCTTCCTGACAA gttgactgGTGAGATATGGACCTTGAAATTCCATTGCATTGGAGCACAACCTGGAAAAGAAATTGTCACAGTAAATATTGATAAAGCTTATGTTGCCTTTTACAACGTGGTGTACATAAAATCGAAACTTGGATATTCTGGGAGGGACTTCTTGTTTTacaagaaacgatgtggcattgaTCGATCCAGGCTATTGGCACTTGATTACATCCACCAAGAAGAGGCCATGCTGTCTGATAACATGGATGAGAGAAAAATAAGTTTTGTGCTCACAAAAGATCCACCCAGTGATCTAGAGGTAAGCATAACTCCCATCAAGCGTCCAAGACAGCGAACAAATGTTGATGAAGAAACTATAGAAGTGTCGATTGATGCATATAAGGAGTGGCTTGCAATACTACAACATGATAATCCAGAAACGG ATTTAATGGATGACTTCAGGGAGGATACGATCAAAACATATAAAGAATGGTTAAGGCATCAAGGCGATCTTCCAGATATCT TATTGTATGAACGACAAAGCAATGATGACCTAATATTATCAGATGAAGAAATTCATGGCAGCAGCAAACCTACTACTAATTGGCCATCTCATGCTAGACGTCATAGGAAAAGAGATCCTG ATAACGATGGAGTCTTTAAAAAGGAGGGGCGTGGTACCCTTAAGGGTATAGCAGCAGCCACCAAGCGGATCAAGAACGGTGATCACAAACTTAAGATTGAATTTTCATCTAAGCTTGGAGGTCCTGTAGGACCAAACGCTCGCACTTTTGTGGATGAAATCGTATTGTTTACAAAGAAAAAGGCACCACTCATTGGAGTGAAAAAGTGGAAAGATATAGAGCTCAATGTTAGATCTTCTATAGCCTCTGACGTACTG CGAAGGTGGGAGTTTCTAACCAATGAGGACGCGCATGAAAAGATCTGGTCTATTGCTAAGGAGAGATACAAAGGATGGCGATCAACGTTAAGCTCAACATACAAGGCATACAATAGTTATGCTGAAAGGATGAAAAACAAGCCTGAAGATGTAGACATCGTCGAGTGGCATTACATGGTGTTGTATTTTGGATCTGAGAAATTCCAG AAAATAAGCAGCCGGAACTCGGAAAACCGTCAGAAACAAAGAACGAAGCATATAATGGGTTCTAGAACTTTTTCCCAAATAAGCTTTCAACAG AGAGATCCAGAAACTGGTATAGAACCAACCGATCTATCCCTTTGGATGATTACTCATTGTAAAAATGATGAATGGTCGGAAGAGGCTTCACGTGGCATTTAT GAGAACGCAGCTGAGAAAATTGCTGAGAAAATATATCAAACAGAAAAATTTTATCTAACAAGAGAAGAGGAAAATGCTATTTTCCAAACAACATTCAAGGAAACAACAGGATGTAAGGCAAACAGACTTCATGGTCATGGGTACCTATCAAGATATCCAACAAGAAGTCAAGTGATGGAATCAAAGTTCCTCGAACAAGCTCGTGCCACGGTTGCAACCAACCAAAAAAACATTGAACTCGAAAGTCAGGTCCAGTTGTTAAATGAAAAACTTGCGTGTGAGGTTGCAGAACGAGAAAGAATACTCCAGGAAAAAATGCAAGCactgcaagaagaagaagaaaaaaaaagacaagtgcttagagaagaaatgaggcaagaaatggttgctgcccttgctgttgTAGCACAACAG AGCAACCGTGAAAGCACCACTCCAATCGATCCTTCTTCCGTTGTCCCTACTAAACCTCCTGAATTCATCCCAGCTGATTCTCCTGCACCTGCACCAAGTAGTGCAAACAACGTTCGTACACCAGACACAAACAATAAGAAAGACAATATGCCAGCAAACTATATTAGCTCTTACACTCTAAGGAATGCTGTGACAAGACGTGTGCAGGCAAGGGGCAACAAAAGAAGCGAATGT GTACAATCCGCAAGTGCAAGCGAGAAGCAAGGTAGATCAACTTAA